A window of Candidatus Krumholzibacteriia bacterium genomic DNA:
CGAAACGCTCGCGCTGCAGCGCAAGGGAACGGACCAGCTCGTGGATGGGGCGACGGATGTCCTCCAGGGTCAGCAGCTGCAGCGTGAAGTACTCTGGAAACACCAGCAGGTGGCACTTGTAGTCCGCCGCGGTTTCCACCAGCCCCGCGACCTGGTTGCGAAACTGGTCGAAGGAGGAGATGGGGCGGATGAAGTACTGCAGCGTTGCGACGCGGATGCGGTCCAATTCCTTCTCCATTTCCTCTTCCTTTTCCTTCCGCCCGTCGCTCAGGGCGTGCGCCGGTTGGCAAGTTCGCCGCGCCGCACCTGGTCAACCAGGTCCGTCACGCGCACATGGATGTCGTCGCGGACGCGACGGAACACGGTGAGCGACTTCCCCACCGGGTCCTGCACCTTCCAGTCGATCGCCACCCCGCCGAACCCCCGCGGCACCATCCTGCGCGCGGGCAGCGGCGCCATGGAGACAACGATGTCCATGTCCGCCACCGGCACCGCGTCCAGCCCCCCCGAGCGCTGCGCGGAAATGTCGATCTTCAGTTCGCGCATGATCTCGATGGCGTCTTCGCTCACGAAACCGGTTGGATTGGTGCCGGCGCTGTAAATCTCGAGCACGTCTCCGCCCAGCGTGCGGGCGAAGCCCTCCGCCATGGGCGATCGGCACATGTTGCCGATGCAGACAAAGAGGATGCGGGTCTTGCGAACTGGGATCATCTCGGTTGCGAAACTACCCCCAACCTATCACGACTTGACGCCGCGATACAACGACGCGATGCCGCCGGAGAGCCGGCGCGATTCCACCCGGCGCAGGCCCGCGGTGGCCAGCAGTTCACGGACCTCGTCGGCGGGCATGAACTGGCGGATGGACGCCGACAGGTAACCGTAGGCCTCGCGCGATCCCGAGATGGCCCGGCCGGCGATCGGGAGCACCGCGCCCAGGTAGACGCGGTAGGCCAGCAGTGCCGCGCCCTGCGGGGGCAGGAACTCCAGCACCACCATCCGCCCCCCCGGTTTGAGCACGCGCGCCATTTCGCGTACGCCCGCGTCGTAGTCGGGCAGGTTGCGCAGCCCGAAGGCGATGGACACCACGTCCACCGAGGCGTCGGCGAGCGGGAGGGCAAGTGCGTCTCCCATAACGAGATGAATCCGCGGTTGCGGCGCCGCCGCCAGCTTCTCGTGACCCACCGCCAGCATGCCGTCGGAGGGATCCAGCCCGACGACGGCGGCAACGCGGGTGCGCTGGGCGAACGCGATGGCGACGTCGCCGGTGCCGGTGGCGACGTCGAGCACGCGCTCGCCGACGTGGGCACGGGCATACGCCACCAGCGCG
This region includes:
- a CDS encoding arsenate reductase ArsC produces the protein MIPVRKTRILFVCIGNMCRSPMAEGFARTLGGDVLEIYSAGTNPTGFVSEDAIEIMRELKIDISAQRSGGLDAVPVADMDIVVSMAPLPARRMVPRGFGGVAIDWKVQDPVGKSLTVFRRVRDDIHVRVTDLVDQVRRGELANRRTP
- the ubiE gene encoding bifunctional demethylmenaquinone methyltransferase/2-methoxy-6-polyprenyl-1,4-benzoquinol methylase UbiE, with protein sequence MSAGMPNDVDALVSDKSRTPRMFTAIARRYDLLNHVLSFNVDRSWRRALVAYARAHVGERVLDVATGTGDVAIAFAQRTRVAAVVGLDPSDGMLAVGHEKLAAAPQPRIHLVMGDALALPLADASVDVVSIAFGLRNLPDYDAGVREMARVLKPGGRMVVLEFLPPQGAALLAYRVYLGAVLPIAGRAISGSREAYGYLSASIRQFMPADEVRELLATAGLRRVESRRLSGGIASLYRGVKS